The Cellulomonas sp. P24 genome contains a region encoding:
- a CDS encoding carbohydrate ABC transporter permease: MTTVALDQSRTVGSAPMVRKKRTTPARRLLHVFLIVVAATWIFPLLWALYNSFRNYSYTAIHGYASFGGFTVSNFTNAWKQGDFTRHFLNSAIITIPAVVLTLLLSSMVAFVVSRFTYKFNLALLGMFTAANLLPPQALLIPIYRMFRAIPVPLWINDSGTLLNSLWGLIAINTAFQTGFCAFVLSNYMKTIPMELYEAADVDGASVFRQWWQLTLPLCRPPLAALATLEVTWIYNEFFWATVLLQSGDKFPITSSLNNLQGQFFTDFNLLSAGSIIVALPTLIVFFLLQKQFVSGLTMGSTKG; this comes from the coding sequence ATGACCACCGTCGCGCTCGATCAGTCCAGGACCGTCGGTTCTGCACCGATGGTGCGGAAGAAGCGGACCACCCCCGCCCGCAGGCTCCTGCACGTCTTCCTCATCGTGGTCGCGGCGACCTGGATCTTCCCGCTCCTGTGGGCGCTGTACAACAGCTTCCGCAACTACAGCTACACCGCGATCCACGGCTATGCGTCGTTCGGCGGGTTCACCGTCTCAAACTTCACGAACGCCTGGAAGCAGGGCGACTTCACGCGGCACTTCCTCAACTCGGCGATCATCACCATCCCGGCGGTGGTCCTCACCCTTCTCCTGTCATCGATGGTTGCGTTCGTGGTGTCCCGGTTCACCTACAAGTTCAACCTGGCGCTGCTCGGGATGTTCACCGCGGCGAACCTGCTCCCGCCGCAAGCACTGCTCATCCCGATCTACCGGATGTTCCGTGCCATTCCAGTGCCCCTGTGGATCAATGACTCAGGCACCCTCCTCAACAGCCTGTGGGGTCTGATCGCGATCAACACCGCGTTCCAGACGGGGTTCTGCGCGTTCGTCCTGAGCAACTACATGAAGACGATCCCGATGGAGCTCTACGAGGCCGCGGACGTCGACGGTGCCAGCGTGTTCCGGCAGTGGTGGCAGCTCACGCTTCCCCTGTGCCGGCCCCCGTTGGCAGCTCTCGCCACCCTCGAGGTCACCTGGATCTACAACGAGTTCTTCTGGGCGACGGTCCTGCTCCAGAGCGGCGACAAGTTCCCGATCACGAGCTCGCTGAACAACCTCCAGGGGCAGTTCTTCACCGACTTCAACCTGCTCTCGGCCGGATCGATCATCGTGGCGCTGCCGACGCTGATCGTGTTCTTCCTGCTGCAGAAGCAGTTCGTCTCCGGGCTGACCATGGGGTCGACGAAGGGGTGA
- a CDS encoding alpha-galactosidase, protein MTAHPDLVNLRAAGVAVVLDVSGPLLPRVLHWGGDLGDDVDALRRTTGAPVPHSTLDAPFPLTLLPSESDGWAGTPGLQIARAGTSRPPRLQLSTPVVVDAGRVTVHARDDAAAVEVALVLALDEHGVLSEQVTVTNVGDGVLELVSLQHLLPIPERAVQGLDLTGRWTRERAPQRFEVQHGTHLRASRRGRTGHDATLLMSAGTPGFGFRHGEVWSTHVAWSGNHTHLVEQLPGGAGAHGSVLGGGELLEAAEVRLAPGEAHTSPTVLFIHSADGLDGISARLHRRLRARPQHPSSPRPVVLNTWEAVYFDHDLGKLLELAETAASIGVERFVLDDGWFGGRRDDSRGLGDWVVSDEAWPDGLLPLVDRVHALGMEAGLWVEPEMVNLDSDLARAHPDWVLGPADGRPWRRQHVLDLTNPLAWSHLLERLDAIVTENRIDFLKWDHNRDLLEAVSSGRPAVHRQTVAVYALLDALLARHPGLEIESCASGGARVDLGILERTHRVWTSDCNDAVERVDIQLWTSLLLPPELIGAHVGPPVAHTTHRHVDLGMRCATALFGHAGLEWDITTCPPAELDQLRDWITLYKELRPLLHGGDVVRADGLEPGERLHGVVARDASAGVFTFAELQSGRSARPGLRTLPGLDPDRRYRVTVPTGIPAPATVQRAEPAWLAAARAGDLVVTGAILTRSGLSMPVLDPAQAIVVVVTAVP, encoded by the coding sequence GTGACGGCTCACCCTGACCTCGTGAACCTCCGCGCCGCCGGCGTCGCGGTCGTGCTCGACGTCTCCGGACCGCTCCTCCCCCGCGTCCTGCACTGGGGCGGCGACCTCGGCGATGACGTCGACGCGCTCCGGCGCACCACCGGCGCCCCGGTCCCGCACAGCACGCTGGACGCCCCGTTCCCGCTGACGCTCCTGCCCTCCGAGTCCGACGGCTGGGCGGGGACGCCCGGGCTCCAGATCGCCCGCGCCGGGACGAGCCGCCCGCCGCGTCTGCAGCTCTCCACGCCCGTCGTCGTCGACGCGGGCCGTGTCACGGTGCATGCCCGTGACGACGCCGCCGCCGTCGAGGTCGCCCTCGTCCTCGCGCTGGACGAGCACGGCGTGCTCAGCGAGCAGGTGACCGTCACGAACGTCGGCGACGGCGTGCTGGAGCTCGTGTCGCTGCAGCACCTGCTGCCGATCCCCGAGCGCGCGGTGCAAGGCCTCGATCTGACGGGTCGCTGGACCCGCGAGCGCGCACCGCAGCGCTTCGAGGTGCAGCACGGCACGCACCTCCGGGCGAGCCGTCGCGGCCGCACCGGTCACGACGCGACCCTCCTGATGAGTGCCGGCACGCCCGGGTTCGGCTTCCGGCACGGCGAGGTCTGGAGCACGCACGTCGCCTGGAGCGGCAACCACACGCACCTGGTCGAGCAGCTTCCCGGCGGTGCGGGCGCGCACGGGAGCGTGCTCGGCGGCGGTGAGCTGCTCGAGGCGGCCGAGGTCCGGCTGGCACCGGGAGAGGCCCACACCTCCCCGACCGTGCTGTTCATCCACTCGGCCGACGGGCTGGACGGCATCTCCGCCCGGCTGCACCGCCGGCTGCGTGCGCGGCCCCAGCACCCGTCGTCACCCCGGCCGGTCGTCCTCAACACGTGGGAGGCCGTGTACTTCGACCACGACCTCGGGAAGCTGCTCGAGCTCGCCGAGACCGCGGCATCGATCGGCGTCGAGAGGTTCGTGCTCGACGACGGCTGGTTCGGTGGGCGACGGGACGACTCCCGGGGCCTCGGCGACTGGGTCGTCAGCGACGAGGCCTGGCCCGACGGTCTCCTCCCCCTGGTCGACCGGGTGCACGCGCTCGGCATGGAGGCCGGTCTCTGGGTCGAGCCCGAGATGGTGAACCTCGACTCGGACCTCGCCCGTGCGCACCCGGACTGGGTCCTCGGCCCGGCGGACGGGCGACCGTGGCGGCGGCAGCACGTGCTCGACCTCACGAACCCGCTGGCCTGGTCGCACCTCCTCGAGCGGTTGGACGCGATCGTCACCGAGAACCGCATCGACTTCCTCAAGTGGGACCACAACCGGGACCTGCTCGAGGCCGTCAGCTCCGGGCGGCCCGCGGTGCACCGGCAGACGGTCGCGGTGTACGCGCTTCTCGACGCGCTGCTCGCCCGGCACCCCGGTCTGGAGATCGAGAGCTGTGCGAGCGGTGGCGCGCGCGTCGACCTCGGCATCCTCGAGCGGACGCACCGGGTGTGGACCTCCGACTGCAACGACGCGGTCGAACGGGTCGACATCCAGCTCTGGACCTCACTCCTGCTGCCACCGGAGCTGATCGGTGCCCATGTCGGCCCGCCCGTGGCCCACACGACCCACCGTCATGTCGACCTCGGGATGCGGTGCGCGACGGCCCTGTTCGGCCACGCCGGTCTCGAGTGGGACATCACCACGTGCCCGCCCGCCGAGCTCGACCAGCTCCGCGACTGGATCACGCTGTACAAGGAGCTCCGACCGCTCCTGCACGGCGGCGACGTGGTCCGTGCGGACGGCCTCGAGCCGGGTGAGCGCCTCCACGGCGTCGTGGCGCGCGACGCGAGTGCCGGGGTGTTCACGTTCGCCGAGCTGCAGAGCGGACGGTCGGCACGGCCGGGCCTGCGCACGCTCCCGGGCCTCGACCCGGATCGTCGGTACCGGGTGACCGTGCCGACGGGGATCCCCGCGCCGGCCACGGTGCAGCGGGCCGAGCCGGCGTGGCTCGCCGCCGCACGCGCCGGCGACCTGGTGGTCACCGGGGCGATCCTGACACGCTCGGGCCTCTCGATGCCGGTGCTCGATCCTGCGCAGGCGATCGTCGTGGTGGTGACGGCCGTGCCCTGA
- a CDS encoding glycoside hydrolase family 2 TIM barrel-domain containing protein, translating to MSTPPLLLTSMAPGEGRRAPRAHVTSDAARLVLDGTWSFHLVPRADDATDGFEAPGFDDTTWGTIEVPGHWQLQGHGNPAYTNVRYPFPVDPPFVPDENPTGEYRRVFELPEEWPDGDAVLRFLGVDSAFTVWLNGVVLGWSTGSRLTTEFDVGPHLRAGANVLAIRVHQWSPASYLEDQDMWWMSGIFRSVSVISRPAGAVDDVFVHADYDHLTGSGTLRVETDVPALLTVPELGLDQVPAAGPHILPEVEPWSAEQPRLYIATLTAGGETISLRIGFRTVAVTGGLLTVNGRRILIRGVNRHEWDPDRGRAVTAADLLADVRLMKQHNVNAVRTSHYPPHPDFLDLCDEYGLYVIDECDYETHGFFFTDWMGNPSDDLRWRPALLDRIRRTVERDKNHPSVIMWSLGNEAGSGQNLPAMSAVAHERDPGRPVHYEGDWESGYVDVFSRMYATHAEVDEIGRHAEPITIDPELDAHRRSLPFLLCEYGHAMGTGPGGLLEYQQLFERYPRCQGGFIWEWIDHGIRQRTDDGREFFAYGGDFGEPLHDGNFVADGLLFPDRTPSPGLIEYKAVIAPVRVTVERGRVTIANLQDFADTSALRFTWAHEVEGVASERGELTVPPVPAQGTVTVPLPTPAAVAHESWLTVRAVLAQDATWAPAGHEVAVGQFQVGAGKHRPSTKKKAGGARTAKATATGTLSRSLFDEHTGVLTRLGGLEVDGPRLDLWRAPTDNDLGMHGTPVAPRWRELGLDRLLHRVVERRWDADGFTLRTRVAPAATDLGMLTTYHWAADGDALVLTVDVVPEGPWTDPIPRLGLRMALPAGIEEVEWFGGGPGEAYADSSRSAVVGRYRSTVDDLQTPYLRPQENGNRTGVRWAELRGADGGVRIEGKPSVELTVRRWTSEDLDAASHTIDLVPRDRVYVNLDLAQTGLGSASCGPGVLPAYELYATPATWTVRLAPLASGDQA from the coding sequence GTGAGTACACCCCCGCTCCTGCTGACCAGCATGGCCCCCGGCGAAGGGCGCCGTGCGCCCCGCGCCCATGTGACGTCCGACGCCGCGCGCCTCGTGCTCGACGGCACCTGGTCGTTCCACCTGGTCCCTCGCGCCGACGACGCGACGGACGGGTTCGAGGCACCCGGGTTCGACGACACCACCTGGGGGACGATCGAGGTCCCCGGGCACTGGCAGCTCCAGGGCCACGGCAACCCCGCGTACACCAACGTCCGGTACCCGTTCCCGGTGGACCCGCCGTTCGTCCCGGACGAGAACCCGACCGGCGAGTACCGGCGGGTCTTCGAGCTCCCCGAGGAGTGGCCCGACGGCGACGCCGTGCTGCGGTTCCTCGGCGTCGACTCCGCGTTCACGGTCTGGCTCAACGGGGTCGTGCTCGGCTGGTCGACGGGCAGCCGTCTGACGACCGAGTTCGACGTCGGGCCGCACCTGCGGGCGGGCGCGAACGTCCTGGCGATCCGCGTGCACCAGTGGTCCCCGGCGAGCTACCTCGAGGACCAGGACATGTGGTGGATGTCGGGGATCTTCCGCTCCGTGAGCGTGATCTCCCGGCCGGCAGGGGCCGTCGACGACGTGTTCGTGCACGCCGACTACGACCACCTGACCGGGAGCGGCACGCTGCGCGTCGAGACCGACGTCCCCGCGCTGCTCACGGTCCCGGAGCTCGGCCTCGACCAGGTCCCCGCCGCGGGACCGCACATCCTCCCGGAGGTCGAGCCCTGGTCGGCGGAGCAACCCCGCCTGTACATCGCGACGCTCACCGCCGGGGGCGAGACGATCAGCCTGCGGATCGGTTTCCGCACGGTGGCCGTGACCGGTGGCCTCCTCACCGTCAACGGACGACGCATCCTCATCCGGGGCGTGAACCGCCACGAGTGGGATCCCGACCGCGGCCGGGCCGTCACCGCGGCGGACCTGCTCGCGGACGTGCGGCTCATGAAGCAGCACAACGTCAACGCCGTGCGGACCAGCCACTACCCGCCGCACCCCGACTTCCTCGACCTGTGCGACGAGTACGGCCTGTACGTGATCGACGAGTGCGACTACGAGACGCACGGCTTCTTCTTCACCGACTGGATGGGCAACCCGAGCGACGACCTCCGGTGGCGCCCGGCGCTGCTGGACCGGATCCGCCGCACCGTCGAACGGGACAAGAACCACCCCAGCGTCATCATGTGGTCGCTGGGCAACGAGGCCGGCTCGGGCCAGAACCTCCCGGCCATGTCCGCCGTCGCGCACGAGCGGGACCCGGGGCGCCCGGTGCACTACGAGGGCGACTGGGAGTCGGGCTACGTCGACGTGTTCAGCCGGATGTACGCGACGCACGCCGAGGTCGACGAGATCGGCCGGCACGCCGAGCCGATCACCATCGACCCGGAGCTCGACGCCCATCGACGGAGCCTGCCGTTCCTCCTGTGCGAGTACGGGCACGCGATGGGCACCGGCCCTGGCGGCCTGCTCGAGTACCAGCAGCTCTTCGAGCGGTACCCCCGGTGCCAGGGCGGCTTCATCTGGGAGTGGATCGACCACGGGATCCGCCAGCGCACCGACGACGGCCGCGAGTTCTTCGCGTACGGCGGCGACTTCGGAGAACCGCTGCACGACGGCAACTTCGTCGCCGACGGGCTCCTGTTCCCCGACCGCACGCCGTCGCCCGGGCTGATCGAGTACAAGGCGGTGATCGCCCCCGTGCGGGTGACGGTCGAGCGTGGGCGCGTCACGATCGCCAACCTGCAGGACTTCGCCGACACGTCGGCGCTGCGGTTCACCTGGGCCCACGAGGTCGAGGGGGTCGCGAGCGAGCGCGGCGAGCTGACCGTCCCTCCGGTCCCGGCGCAGGGCACCGTCACGGTCCCGCTGCCCACTCCGGCCGCGGTCGCCCACGAGTCGTGGCTGACCGTGCGGGCGGTCCTCGCCCAGGACGCGACGTGGGCGCCGGCCGGCCACGAGGTCGCCGTCGGGCAGTTCCAGGTCGGTGCGGGAAAGCACCGGCCGAGCACCAAGAAGAAGGCAGGCGGTGCCCGGACGGCGAAGGCCACAGCCACCGGCACCCTGAGCCGGAGCCTCTTCGACGAGCACACCGGTGTCCTGACCCGCCTGGGCGGTCTCGAGGTCGACGGCCCGCGCCTCGACCTGTGGCGCGCCCCGACGGACAACGACCTCGGCATGCACGGGACCCCGGTGGCCCCGCGGTGGCGCGAGCTCGGGCTCGACCGCCTCCTGCACCGGGTCGTCGAGCGCCGCTGGGATGCCGACGGGTTCACGTTGCGCACCCGGGTGGCCCCCGCCGCGACCGACCTCGGCATGCTCACGACGTACCACTGGGCAGCGGACGGCGACGCCCTGGTGCTGACCGTGGACGTCGTCCCCGAGGGTCCGTGGACCGATCCGATCCCCCGCCTGGGGCTCCGCATGGCGTTGCCGGCCGGCATCGAGGAGGTCGAGTGGTTCGGGGGCGGTCCCGGGGAGGCCTACGCCGACAGCTCGCGGTCGGCGGTCGTCGGCCGCTACCGCAGCACCGTCGACGACCTCCAGACCCCCTACCTCCGCCCGCAGGAGAACGGCAACCGGACCGGCGTGAGGTGGGCCGAGCTCCGGGGCGCAGACGGCGGGGTGCGCATCGAGGGCAAGCCGTCGGTCGAGCTCACGGTGCGCCGTTGGACCAGCGAGGACCTCGACGCCGCGAGCCACACGATCGACCTCGTGCCACGTGACCGGGTCTACGTGAACCTCGACCTGGCGCAGACCGGGCTGGGCAGCGCGTCGTGCGGACCGGGGGTGCTCCCCGCGTACGAGCTGTACGCGACTCCGGCTACCTGGACCGTCCGGCTGGCGCCGTTGGCCTCCGGTGACCAGGCGTGA
- the tatA gene encoding Sec-independent protein translocase subunit TatA: MFRNGLEPIHLLIVLIVLVLLFGAKRLPDMAKSVGQSMKIFKNEVKDLREDSSSTPAPPTVPPTEPSPTDKV, encoded by the coding sequence ATGTTCCGCAACGGTCTCGAGCCCATCCATCTGCTCATCGTGCTGATCGTCCTGGTGCTGCTGTTCGGCGCCAAGCGGCTGCCTGACATGGCCAAGAGCGTCGGTCAGTCGATGAAGATCTTCAAGAACGAGGTCAAGGACCTGCGCGAGGACTCCTCCTCGACGCCCGCGCCGCCGACCGTGCCGCCGACCGAGCCCTCACCCACCGACAAGGTCTGA
- a CDS encoding MIP/aquaporin family protein, with amino-acid sequence MTRVPRLADRASPTVARKGPDGGWHWVPWVCELVGTAILIAGGLSAVFLDFGPGNPVASVLPSASARLLLTGLLFAGTGSLVALSPIGRVSGAHLNPAVTLAFWLRRSVHPHDLVGYVVAQLLGAFAATMLLELTWGRTAQALHLGATQPGHGLSDLAAAAVETGMTAILVLMILLMTSSARTARWTPLGNWLVVATLVWQGAPYTGASLNPARSLAPAVLAPELAHLWVYLVGPLAGAVLAVGVLAMLRTTGTVTAKLFHDPRYASTLAAELPTAVRHVRAMV; translated from the coding sequence GTGACCCGGGTGCCACGGCTCGCCGACCGGGCGTCGCCGACCGTGGCCCGGAAGGGACCCGACGGCGGGTGGCACTGGGTGCCGTGGGTCTGCGAGCTCGTCGGCACGGCGATCCTCATCGCCGGTGGACTGTCCGCGGTGTTCCTCGACTTCGGTCCGGGGAACCCGGTCGCGTCGGTACTGCCGTCCGCCTCCGCCCGGCTGCTGCTGACGGGCCTGCTCTTCGCCGGGACCGGCAGCCTCGTCGCGCTCAGCCCGATCGGGCGGGTGAGCGGCGCTCACCTGAACCCTGCGGTGACGCTCGCGTTCTGGCTGCGCCGCTCGGTCCACCCGCACGACCTCGTCGGCTACGTCGTCGCGCAGCTGCTCGGTGCGTTCGCGGCGACGATGCTCCTCGAGCTCACGTGGGGTCGCACCGCGCAGGCTCTGCACCTCGGTGCGACGCAGCCCGGGCACGGGCTGAGCGACCTGGCCGCAGCTGCCGTCGAGACGGGGATGACCGCGATCCTGGTCCTGATGATCCTGCTCATGACGTCGAGCGCACGGACGGCCCGGTGGACCCCGCTCGGCAACTGGCTCGTGGTGGCGACGTTGGTGTGGCAGGGCGCGCCATACACCGGGGCGAGCCTCAACCCGGCGCGGAGCCTCGCCCCGGCTGTCCTCGCTCCCGAGCTCGCCCACCTGTGGGTGTACCTCGTCGGACCGCTCGCAGGCGCGGTCCTCGCGGTGGGTGTGCTGGCGATGCTCCGCACCACGGGCACGGTCACGGCCAAGCTGTTCCATGACCCCCGGTACGCCAGCACGCTCGCGGCCGAGCTACCGACGGCCGTACGGCACGTGCGCGCCATGGTCTGA
- a CDS encoding SDR family NAD(P)-dependent oxidoreductase, which yields MLLTGKTIVVTGGNSGIGEAIVLAAAAEGANVVIDYVAHPEETTALVARVEAAGGHAVGVRADVSKVADVQAMVRTAVETYGRLDVLVNNAGIETRTSVLETTEDDFDKVMAVNLKSAFFGTQAAAQQFIAQGGGGLVLTISSVHEDWPMPGNAAYCVSKGGVRMLTRTAGVELGAHGIRVVNIAPGAVSTPINASTESDPVKMKALDAAIPLGRMAEPAEIADVVVFLASGRAGYMTATTVVVDGGIMQGSVGL from the coding sequence GTGCTGCTGACAGGAAAGACGATCGTCGTCACCGGAGGCAACAGCGGCATAGGCGAGGCGATCGTGCTCGCCGCCGCGGCGGAGGGCGCGAACGTCGTGATCGACTACGTCGCCCACCCGGAGGAGACGACCGCGCTCGTCGCGCGGGTCGAGGCGGCCGGCGGGCACGCGGTCGGGGTGCGTGCGGACGTCTCGAAGGTCGCGGACGTCCAGGCCATGGTCCGCACCGCGGTGGAGACCTACGGACGGCTCGACGTGCTCGTCAACAACGCCGGGATCGAGACCCGCACCTCGGTGCTCGAGACCACCGAGGACGACTTCGACAAGGTCATGGCGGTCAACCTGAAGAGCGCGTTCTTCGGCACGCAGGCCGCCGCGCAGCAGTTCATCGCGCAGGGCGGCGGCGGTCTCGTCCTGACGATCTCGTCCGTCCACGAGGACTGGCCGATGCCGGGCAACGCCGCGTACTGCGTCTCGAAGGGTGGCGTCCGGATGCTCACCCGCACGGCGGGCGTCGAGCTCGGCGCGCACGGCATCCGGGTGGTCAACATCGCACCGGGCGCGGTCTCGACCCCGATCAACGCCTCGACCGAGAGCGACCCGGTCAAGATGAAGGCGCTCGACGCCGCCATCCCGCTGGGTCGGATGGCCGAGCCGGCGGAGATCGCGGACGTCGTGGTGTTCCTCGCGTCGGGCCGGGCGGGCTACATGACGGCGACGACGGTCGTGGTCGACGGCGGCATCATGCAGGGCAGCGTCGGGCTGTGA